Proteins encoded in a region of the Perognathus longimembris pacificus isolate PPM17 chromosome 11, ASM2315922v1, whole genome shotgun sequence genome:
- the Spata45 gene encoding spermatogenesis-associated protein 45, whose translation MASEKKPTQGNKNLKISRKKLLEELNERRESNCQVERSNKVSLLRVQKRHFSVAYQSQTQTQTEEFVPESGRSSWVDKSLPFHKERRHYPPKNNAIFG comes from the exons ATGGCATCTGAGAAAAAACCCACCCAGGGGAATAAAAACCTTAAGATAAGCAGAAAAAAACTCCTGGAAGAGTTAAATGAAAGGCGTGAATCCAACTGTCAGGTGGAAAGAAGCAATAAAGTCAGCCTGCTGAGAGTTCAAAAGAGGCATTTCAGTGTTGCCTATCAGTCTCAGACCCAAACCCAAACTGAAGAATTTGTTCCTGAGAGTGGCAGGAGCTCCTGGGTCGACAAGAGTCTACCTTTCCACAAGGAGAGAAGGCACTATCCACCGAAAA ataATGCCATTTTTGGATAA